One genomic region from Marmota flaviventris isolate mMarFla1 chromosome 6, mMarFla1.hap1, whole genome shotgun sequence encodes:
- the Kctd20 gene encoding BTB/POZ domain-containing protein KCTD20 isoform X4, with protein MFGPGREYNFTRPNEKGEYEIAEGISATVFRTVLDYYKTGIINCPDGISIPDLRDTCDYLCINFDFNTIRCQDLSALLHELSNDGAHKQFDHYLEELILPIMVGCAKKGERECHIVVLTDEDSVDWDEDHPPPMGEEYSQILYSSKLYRFFKYIENRDVAKTVLKERGLKNIRIGIEGYPTCKEKIKRRPGGRSEVIYNYVQRPFIQMSWEKEEGKSRHVDFQCVRSKSLTNLVAAGEDVLEDQEILMHHPPQVDELDRLNAPLSQMASNDFQD; from the exons ATGTTTGGACCAGGAAGAGAGTACAACTTCACTCGGCCCAATGAGAAGGGAGAGTATGAGATTGCTGAAGGAATCAGTGCAACTGTATTTCGCACAGTACTG GATTATTATAAAACTGGTATCATCAATTGTCCTGATGGCATCTCTATTCCAGACCTTAGAGATACATGCGATTATCTCTGTATTAACTTTGATTTCAACACTATTCGATGTCAAGATCTGA GTGCTTTGCTGCATGAACTGTCTAATGATGGTGCTCACAAGCAGTTTGATCACTACCTCGAAGAATTGATTCTGCCCATCATGGTGGGCTGTGCCAAGAAAGGGGAGCGGGAGTGCCACATTGTTGTGCTGACTGATGAAGATTCTGTGGACTGGGATGAGGACCACCCCCCACCCATGGGGGAAGAATATTCCCAAA ttcTTTATAGCTCCAAGCTCTACAGATTCTTCAAATATATTGAGAATCGAGATGTTGCTAAGACAGTGTTGAAGGAACGGGGCCTGAAAAATATTCGCATTGGGATTGAAG ggTACCCTACctgtaaagaaaaaattaagagaagACCTGGTGGTCGGTCTGAAGTTATCTATAATTATGTGCAGCGCCCCTTTATACAGATGTCctgggaaaaggaagaaggaaagagtcGTCATGTGGATTTCCAGTGTGTTCGAAGCAAATCTCTCACTAATCTGGTAGCTGCTGGGGAGGATGTCTTGGAGGACCAGGAGATATTAATGCACCACCCACCCCAAGTGGATGAACTTGACCGGCTAAATGCCCCACTTTCTCAGATGGCTTCTAATGACTTTCAAGATTAG